In Kaistella sp. 97-N-M2, the sequence ATTTACAGTTTAATCTCCAGCATTATTATTGGCATTTCATTTGCGATGTGCGTGATCCCGGGATTTTTTGTATTGCCTCTACTAATGTTAGGCTACCCCGTACTTTTATTTGAAAACGCCACTTTTTCGGAGGCTTTAACTAAATCATTCTCTATTGCGAAAGAAAATTACGGTGTCTTTCTGGGCGCGTCGTTTTTAGGATTGCTCATCAGTGTTGCCGGCGTTATTCTTTGCGGCATCGGACTTATCGCCACAATGCCTTTCTTATTAATTGTAATGTACTCCACCTACTGCGCGTTTTGCGGCAGACCAAGACCTTTGCAAACGGAAAAACAAATTTTATAATCATAATACAATTTTATTGTACTTTTGAAAGCAACAGAAAATTCTGTTGCTTTTTATAAATAGTTGCTATGCAGAATATTAAAAACCAAATCAGCGAAGTAAAAATAAAGCAGATCTTTCTTTTGCTTCTTATCATCGTGCTGGCGGGCTTAATTTGCTTTAATCTTTCCATGTTTATACCGTCTATTTTGGGCGCGATTACGCTTTACATTATCACCCGGAAATATAATCTGTATCTGCAGGAAGTCCGTAACTGGAAACCTTGGGTTGCCTCGCTTGTGATTATTGTAGGAACGTTAATTGTGTTGATTTTACCCATTTATTTTATCGCAGATCTTTTGGTCGATAAACTCGGAAATGCGAATGCGTATATGGCAAAATTTAATATATTTATCGATAAAATTCACGATTTTGTTTACCAGCATGTTAAAATTGATATCCTAAGCAAAGAAAACATCACAAAACTGAAAGATACCGCCGCCAAGTTTTCCACAAGTGCCTTAAGCGGAACTTTTAACACGATTACCGTGATTGCTTCCATGTATTTCATTCTCTACTTTATTCTGGAAAAACCTCATCTGTTTGAAAGGCTTTTAAAAAGCTCTGCACCGTTAAAAAAAGCAAATGTGAATCTGCTGGGCGAAAAAATCCGTAAGATGGTCATCGCCAATGCGATCGGAATTCCGGTTGTTGCAATTGGTCAGGGCATAATAGCATTGATCGGGTATTTTATTTTTGGCGCACCAAGTCCGGTTTTATTATTTGCTTTAACCGTTGTTACGGCCATGATCCCCATCGTTGGAGCGGCCATCGTTTATTTGCCCGTGTGCATTTTTATGATCGCGGAGGGTAATACAGGCGCTGGTCTGGGTCTTGGAGCTTATTGTTTAATCGTCGTCGGCCTCACCGATAATTTAATGCGCTTCACACTTTTGAAGAA encodes:
- a CDS encoding AI-2E family transporter, with the protein product MQNIKNQISEVKIKQIFLLLLIIVLAGLICFNLSMFIPSILGAITLYIITRKYNLYLQEVRNWKPWVASLVIIVGTLIVLILPIYFIADLLVDKLGNANAYMAKFNIFIDKIHDFVYQHVKIDILSKENITKLKDTAAKFSTSALSGTFNTITVIASMYFILYFILEKPHLFERLLKSSAPLKKANVNLLGEKIRKMVIANAIGIPVVAIGQGIIALIGYFIFGAPSPVLLFALTVVTAMIPIVGAAIVYLPVCIFMIAEGNTGAGLGLGAYCLIVVGLTDNLMRFTLLKKLENIHPLNTVFGIILGLNLFGFMGLIFGPILVSITVLLIQVYRDEFGYEENEIILPEPKEIEEKIDLSI